The following proteins are co-located in the Rheinheimera salexigens genome:
- a CDS encoding TIGR01620 family protein — MNELKAARHFEQSALDKNGPQSDSAQSDSAQSDSTKRDGIKGQTAEFKTVHHYDAASFIELPTESEPVALKPAHTWWWRLAKISVLLVVVLSLWQWADMLQQAWQDNIAKAAFLSITSAALLVLFTTLLWREVRLWRRLARNKQWHQNALRINDSVQFGEANSLCQAISKSLPETPNIIAATGLWQQAVRDEHSDKEQLQLFDQIVLAELDKQAQQRIYRAATDTSFAVAISPFALADMIMVLWRSSRLLRELAQLYGGAIGQLRSLVLLKQLFAALLWAGGSELAIDMASDVLSSELTAKLSLRAGQGLIAGLLVARIGNLAQQQLRPLPATKRSKVSIGKLAASLTGRLKASKADAVT, encoded by the coding sequence ATGAATGAATTAAAAGCAGCGCGTCACTTTGAACAGTCTGCGCTGGATAAAAATGGGCCTCAAAGCGATTCAGCCCAAAGCGATTCAGCTCAAAGCGATTCAACTAAACGCGACGGTATAAAAGGTCAGACTGCAGAATTTAAAACCGTGCATCATTATGATGCCGCAAGCTTTATTGAGCTGCCTACTGAGTCTGAACCTGTCGCGTTAAAGCCAGCGCATACTTGGTGGTGGCGCTTAGCCAAGATCAGTGTGTTATTAGTGGTTGTTTTGTCGCTATGGCAATGGGCGGATATGCTGCAACAAGCCTGGCAAGACAATATAGCTAAAGCTGCTTTTTTAAGCATAACCAGTGCTGCCTTATTGGTTTTATTTACTACGCTATTGTGGCGAGAAGTAAGGTTGTGGCGCCGATTAGCGCGAAATAAACAATGGCATCAAAATGCGCTACGAATTAATGACAGTGTTCAATTTGGTGAAGCTAATTCCTTATGTCAGGCGATTAGCAAAAGCTTGCCAGAAACACCCAACATAATTGCTGCAACAGGTTTGTGGCAACAAGCTGTGCGTGATGAGCATAGCGATAAAGAGCAATTGCAGTTATTTGATCAAATCGTGCTAGCTGAACTGGATAAGCAAGCGCAACAACGAATTTATCGGGCCGCAACCGATACCAGTTTTGCCGTGGCTATTAGTCCCTTTGCCTTAGCCGATATGATTATGGTGCTATGGCGCAGTAGCCGTTTATTACGCGAGTTAGCGCAGTTATATGGTGGCGCTATTGGTCAGTTACGCAGCTTAGTGTTACTCAAACAATTGTTTGCGGCATTGTTATGGGCCGGAGGCTCGGAATTAGCCATAGACATGGCATCAGATGTCTTAAGCAGCGAGCTAACCGCTAAGCTGTCTTTACGTGCGGGGCAGGGTTTAATAGCGGGTTTGTTAGTGGCACGAATTGGTAATTTAGCTCAGCAGCAGTTACGTCCACTGCCAGCCACTAAACGTAGTAAGGTTAGTATTGGCAAATTAGCGGCCAGTTTAACCGGTCGTTTAAAAGCCAGTAAAGCAGACGCTGTAACTTAA
- the pspA gene encoding phage shock protein PspA has translation MGIFSRFSDIINSNINSLLDKAEDPEKMVRLIIQEMEDTLVEVRSSSAKTIAEKKDLQRLINRLQGEVTDWQAKAELALSKEREDLARSALIERQKSAEKAELVSADIANLDEHISKLQSEVSQLQEKLADAKARQKAMLMRQSTVTSRLEVKKTLDSNRINDAMYKFERYEQKIDSLEAQVESYDLGKKTLKDEFAELAAQDKIDNELAALKAKVNQQDKDA, from the coding sequence ATGGGTATTTTTTCAAGATTTTCTGACATTATTAACTCCAACATTAATTCACTACTGGATAAAGCTGAAGATCCAGAGAAAATGGTGCGGTTAATCATTCAAGAAATGGAAGACACGTTAGTTGAAGTGCGCTCGTCATCAGCTAAAACCATCGCTGAGAAAAAAGACTTACAGCGTTTAATTAATCGGTTACAAGGAGAAGTAACGGATTGGCAGGCTAAAGCTGAATTAGCGCTAAGTAAAGAGCGGGAAGATTTAGCCCGGTCGGCATTAATTGAACGGCAAAAGTCAGCAGAAAAAGCAGAGCTTGTCTCGGCCGATATCGCTAATTTAGATGAGCATATCAGTAAATTGCAAAGTGAAGTGTCGCAATTGCAAGAAAAGCTAGCGGATGCTAAAGCACGGCAAAAAGCGATGTTAATGCGTCAAAGTACTGTAACTTCTCGTTTAGAAGTGAAGAAAACGTTAGATAGCAATCGTATTAATGATGCCATGTATAAGTTTGAGCGTTATGAGCAAAAAATTGACAGCTTAGAAGCGCAAGTAGAGTCTTATGATCTAGGTAAGAAAACCTTAAAAGACGAATTTGCTGAGCTAGCCGCTCAAGACAAAATTGATAACGAATTAGCCGCTTTAAAAGCTAAAGTAAATCAACAAGATAAAGACGCCTGA
- a CDS encoding trans-sulfuration enzyme family protein, producing MPHTIKNLETLCIHAGKVKNEHGALVTPLCQSSTFIFDNAEQGAARFAGEEEGYIYTRLGNPTTRELELKIAALEGMADAAATATGMGAVAASTMAFLQHGDHLIASKAIYGCSFALFNHMFARYGIEVSFVDMTDPEAVTAALQPNTKMLFAETPINPNMIVLDLSFIGRFCQQHGLISVIDNTFMTPLLQQPAKFGIDIIVHSATKYLNGHGDVVAGLIVSNKETINTIKMTTLKDMGATISPHDAWLIIRGLKTLSVRMERHCSNAQQVAEFLEAHAAIGEVFYPGLASHSGHKFIGNQMKAAGGVVAFELKASLDEGRFFINQCQLFSLAVSLGDAESLIQHPASMTHSPYTAEERQMAGISDGLIRISVGLEHVDDLIADLAQALAKMQQRQ from the coding sequence ATGCCACACACCATAAAAAACTTAGAAACTTTGTGTATTCATGCAGGTAAAGTCAAAAATGAGCACGGGGCTTTAGTGACGCCGTTATGTCAAAGCTCAACGTTTATTTTTGATAATGCCGAGCAGGGCGCCGCGCGCTTTGCTGGTGAAGAAGAAGGCTATATCTATACTCGCTTGGGTAATCCAACCACCCGAGAGCTAGAACTAAAAATCGCTGCGTTAGAAGGCATGGCAGATGCAGCTGCTACGGCAACAGGTATGGGTGCTGTGGCGGCAAGTACCATGGCGTTTTTGCAACATGGTGACCATTTAATTGCCAGTAAAGCCATTTATGGCTGCAGCTTTGCTTTGTTTAATCATATGTTTGCCCGTTATGGCATAGAAGTTAGCTTTGTCGATATGACCGATCCAGAAGCGGTAACGGCAGCCCTACAACCTAATACTAAGATGCTGTTTGCTGAAACCCCGATTAACCCGAATATGATTGTGTTAGATTTAAGCTTTATCGGCCGGTTTTGTCAGCAGCATGGCTTAATCTCGGTAATAGACAATACCTTTATGACGCCCTTACTGCAGCAACCGGCTAAGTTTGGTATCGATATTATTGTTCATAGCGCCACTAAATATTTAAATGGCCATGGTGATGTTGTCGCCGGCTTAATTGTATCAAATAAAGAAACAATCAATACCATCAAGATGACGACCCTAAAAGATATGGGCGCGACTATTAGTCCGCATGATGCGTGGTTAATTATTCGCGGCTTAAAAACCTTATCGGTGCGTATGGAGCGCCATTGCAGCAATGCACAGCAAGTGGCTGAGTTTCTAGAAGCACATGCGGCTATAGGCGAAGTGTTTTATCCTGGCTTAGCGTCGCATTCAGGCCATAAATTCATAGGCAATCAAATGAAAGCCGCCGGCGGTGTAGTGGCATTTGAATTAAAAGCTAGCTTAGATGAAGGTCGGTTTTTTATTAATCAGTGTCAACTGTTTAGTTTAGCGGTCAGCTTAGGCGATGCCGAGTCCCTTATTCAACATCCGGCGTCCATGACCCATAGCCCTTATACGGCTGAAGAGCGGCAGATGGCGGGTATTAGTGATGGTCTCATTCGTATTTCTGTGGGTTTAGAGCATGTAGATGACTTAATTGCAGACTTAGCCCAAGCCCTAGCAAAAATGCAGCAACGCCAATAA
- the pspB gene encoding envelope stress response membrane protein PspB → MGGLEVIGVPFILFMIFVAPIWVIMHYRSKNKLGQGLSDQELQQLNELALRAEKMADRINTLEAILDSDSPNWRNQYD, encoded by the coding sequence ATGGGTGGTTTAGAAGTTATTGGTGTGCCGTTTATTTTGTTTATGATTTTTGTCGCGCCTATTTGGGTGATAATGCATTATCGAAGTAAGAATAAATTAGGCCAAGGCTTGTCTGACCAAGAATTACAGCAGTTAAATGAATTAGCGTTACGTGCTGAAAAAATGGCAGACAGAATTAATACACTTGAAGCTATATTAGATAGCGACAGTCCTAATTGGAGAAACCAATATGACTAG
- the pspC gene encoding envelope stress response membrane protein PspC — MTRKRGELLRDDTNAKIAGVCAGIADYFGWEVWLVRIITVSGLFLGIGGFVFVLYIAAWLVLGKKSQVQAELKTTGSQAKTAVKDKHVEIKTRVWQRGEAPNQVLKHLSNEFNEIELRLRDMERHVTSTKFQLNKEFNNL, encoded by the coding sequence ATGACTAGAAAAAGAGGCGAGTTATTACGCGATGACACTAATGCAAAAATTGCCGGTGTCTGTGCGGGTATAGCGGATTACTTTGGCTGGGAAGTATGGTTAGTTAGGATTATCACCGTATCAGGACTATTCTTAGGTATCGGTGGCTTTGTCTTTGTGCTGTATATCGCGGCGTGGCTGGTGTTAGGAAAAAAGTCTCAGGTGCAAGCTGAACTAAAAACCACCGGCTCGCAGGCTAAAACAGCAGTTAAAGATAAACATGTTGAAATAAAAACCCGGGTTTGGCAGCGGGGCGAAGCACCCAACCAAGTATTAAAGCATTTAAGTAATGAGTTTAATGAAATAGAGTTGCGGTTAAGAGATATGGAGCGTCATGTCACTTCAACCAAATTTCAGTTAAATAAAGAGTTTAATAATTTATAA
- the tyrR gene encoding transcriptional regulator TyrR, protein MRLEIQCQNRLGLAQEVLNVLVGYQLDLRGIEVDPVLNRMYVSFPTVNFEKFQELMAKIRRIEGIDDVKTMAFLPSEREKNELTTLLKTLPDGLIAIDCRANVTVINDAALEALSISRAELKGQPLQTLVKGFNFQRWLESDDVLAQTRRIEIHGKRFVADVLPVMVPSESGVEILAGAVINLKSESRLGLHMVAFKKGDQESFNTLQAHSNLMRKVVREAKKMAQLDAPILIMGETGTGKELLARACHAASSRINKPFLALNCASLPDNVAESELFGYGVNAFPGTTDAKKGIFEQANGGTVFLDEVGEMSAQLQIKLIRFLQDGSFRRVADENEVKVDVRVICTTKKDLPAMVQEGKFREDLYYRLNVLSLTLPPLRDRKQDVVPLAEFFIARFAARLGRKVPHLTSSCAQFLQSYPWPGNVRQLENALYRAITLLDDVELDIEHLQLPSYNNDFGYLEQDFDGTLDEAVKQFEANLLRKLFPAYPSSRQLAKKLGLSHTAVANKLRDYGINRKSVKI, encoded by the coding sequence ATGCGTTTAGAAATTCAATGTCAAAATAGACTGGGATTAGCGCAAGAAGTCCTAAATGTATTGGTAGGTTACCAATTGGACTTAAGGGGGATTGAAGTTGATCCGGTGTTAAACCGAATGTATGTATCATTTCCAACGGTTAACTTTGAAAAGTTTCAAGAATTAATGGCTAAAATCCGTCGTATCGAGGGTATTGATGATGTTAAAACCATGGCCTTTTTGCCCTCTGAGCGGGAAAAAAACGAATTAACCACCTTATTAAAAACCTTGCCCGATGGCTTAATAGCCATTGATTGCCGCGCCAATGTAACCGTTATTAACGATGCTGCACTTGAAGCGCTGTCGATTAGCCGAGCAGAGCTAAAAGGCCAACCACTGCAAACGTTGGTTAAAGGCTTTAATTTTCAGCGTTGGTTAGAAAGTGATGATGTATTGGCACAAACCCGACGGATTGAAATCCACGGCAAGCGATTTGTTGCTGATGTATTACCGGTCATGGTGCCCAGTGAGTCAGGTGTAGAAATTTTAGCCGGAGCGGTGATTAATTTAAAATCAGAAAGTCGCTTAGGCTTGCATATGGTCGCGTTTAAAAAAGGCGATCAAGAAAGTTTTAATACCTTACAAGCGCACAGTAACCTGATGCGTAAAGTGGTACGAGAAGCCAAAAAAATGGCTCAGCTAGATGCACCCATCTTGATTATGGGTGAAACCGGTACCGGTAAGGAATTACTAGCACGTGCGTGTCATGCTGCTAGCAGTCGGATTAATAAACCGTTTTTAGCTTTAAACTGTGCCTCTTTGCCTGACAACGTAGCTGAGTCAGAACTGTTTGGTTATGGCGTTAATGCCTTTCCCGGCACTACCGATGCTAAAAAAGGTATTTTTGAGCAAGCCAATGGCGGCACGGTATTTTTAGATGAAGTGGGCGAGATGTCAGCGCAATTGCAAATTAAGCTAATACGCTTCTTGCAAGATGGTAGTTTTCGCCGGGTTGCGGATGAGAATGAAGTTAAAGTGGATGTACGCGTTATTTGCACCACCAAAAAAGATTTGCCGGCCATGGTGCAAGAGGGTAAGTTTCGCGAAGACTTATATTATCGGTTAAATGTATTAAGTTTAACCTTGCCGCCATTACGAGACAGAAAACAAGATGTTGTGCCTTTAGCTGAGTTCTTTATTGCTAGGTTTGCTGCCAGACTAGGCCGTAAGGTGCCGCATTTAACCAGTAGTTGCGCCCAGTTTTTACAGTCGTATCCTTGGCCGGGTAACGTTAGGCAATTAGAAAATGCATTGTATCGAGCCATCACTCTATTGGATGATGTTGAATTAGATATTGAGCACTTACAGTTGCCGAGTTACAACAATGATTTTGGTTATTTAGAGCAAGATTTTGATGGCACCCTTGATGAAGCGGTAAAACAGTTTGAAGCTAATTTATTACGTAAGTTGTTTCCTGCTTATCCCAGCTCGCGGCAATTAGCCAAAAAGTTGGGGCTTAGCCATACTGCTGTTGCCAATAAACTGCGCGATTATGGTATTAATCGCAAGAGCGTAAAGATTTAA
- a CDS encoding 4a-hydroxytetrahydrobiopterin dehydratase, with protein sequence MSDLNKMKCEACHADAPKVSDAELAQLMGQIPDWAPVTRDGILQLEREYKFKNFKQAWAFNNKVAELAEAEGHHPALLLEWGKLTVTWWSHSIKGLHKNDFICAAKTDALL encoded by the coding sequence ATGTCTGATTTAAATAAAATGAAATGTGAAGCTTGTCATGCCGATGCGCCTAAAGTCTCTGATGCTGAATTAGCACAATTAATGGGCCAAATTCCAGATTGGGCGCCCGTTACCCGTGATGGTATTTTGCAGTTAGAGCGTGAGTATAAATTTAAAAACTTTAAACAAGCCTGGGCCTTTAATAATAAAGTGGCCGAACTTGCAGAAGCAGAAGGTCATCACCCAGCGTTATTATTAGAATGGGGCAAGTTAACGGTAACTTGGTGGTCGCATTCTATTAAAGGCTTACATAAAAATGACTTTATTTGTGCCGCTAAAACGGATGCCTTACTTTAA
- a CDS encoding YcjX family GTP-binding protein, translating into MSLYQKIRQQSREFSQRTLDRHLRLGVTGLSGSGKTAFITSLVQQLTHGDLPAHLPFFAVVREKRYLGGQVNQQQRLSVPRFPVEQNLQHLQQQPPVWPPSTRGWSQLSLTLRYKAATGLRARLQSRSELALNIVDYPGEWLLDLPLLNMDYQQWCEFSWRLFRQPHRQAAANDFEQHLRLLNLQDGSELALQHSTEQYKALLQQYHDTPGAYLNQPGRLLVPGELAGAPMLQLFPLLPEQAGEHSALAKKLEQHYKSYCKNVIEPFYQQHFARLDRQIILVDCLSALNHGYAAMQELQQALQLILKSFHYGPSSLLTRLFKPQISKVLFAASKSDHATPEQHKALSLLLQQLLHQPLKLSHYQSAITEVMAIAAIRASTSGYVQADGLAQPCIRGETLGQKSVTYFPGEVPATIPSAEFFNQHKFEFLALQPISWAEHEPLPHVRMDHVLQFMLGDKME; encoded by the coding sequence ATGAGCTTATACCAGAAAATTCGCCAGCAGAGTCGTGAGTTTAGCCAACGTACGCTAGATCGGCATTTACGACTCGGTGTTACTGGCTTAAGCGGTTCAGGTAAAACCGCTTTTATCACCTCATTAGTGCAGCAATTAACCCATGGTGATTTGCCTGCTCATTTACCGTTTTTTGCCGTGGTACGTGAGAAACGTTACTTAGGCGGCCAGGTAAATCAGCAACAACGGTTGTCAGTACCGCGTTTTCCGGTTGAACAAAATTTACAGCATTTACAGCAACAACCGCCGGTATGGCCACCGTCTACTCGTGGCTGGAGTCAGTTAAGTTTAACCCTACGCTATAAAGCGGCAACAGGCTTACGAGCTAGGTTGCAATCACGTAGTGAATTGGCTCTAAATATTGTTGATTATCCGGGTGAATGGCTATTAGATTTACCCTTACTTAATATGGATTATCAACAATGGTGTGAGTTTAGCTGGCGCTTATTTCGTCAACCCCATCGCCAAGCGGCCGCGAACGATTTTGAGCAACACTTGCGGTTATTAAATCTGCAAGATGGCTCAGAATTAGCCTTACAGCATAGTACTGAACAATATAAAGCATTATTACAGCAATATCATGATACGCCAGGAGCCTATCTTAATCAGCCCGGGCGGTTATTAGTGCCGGGCGAGCTCGCGGGTGCGCCCATGTTGCAGTTGTTTCCATTACTGCCTGAACAAGCCGGTGAGCATAGCGCTTTAGCTAAAAAGCTAGAGCAGCATTATAAAAGCTACTGTAAAAACGTGATTGAGCCATTTTATCAGCAGCATTTTGCTAGATTAGATCGACAAATTATTTTAGTTGATTGCTTAAGTGCCTTAAATCATGGTTATGCGGCGATGCAAGAGTTACAACAAGCATTACAACTGATTTTAAAAAGCTTTCATTATGGGCCATCGAGTTTATTGACTCGGTTGTTTAAACCGCAAATCAGTAAGGTGCTGTTTGCTGCCAGTAAGTCGGATCATGCTACGCCCGAGCAACACAAAGCGTTAAGTTTGCTGTTGCAGCAATTACTGCACCAACCGTTAAAGTTAAGCCATTATCAGTCGGCCATCACCGAAGTAATGGCTATAGCGGCTATCCGCGCTAGCACCAGCGGCTATGTACAGGCAGATGGGTTAGCCCAGCCGTGTATTCGGGGTGAAACACTCGGCCAAAAAAGCGTGACTTATTTCCCTGGGGAAGTGCCTGCAACCATCCCTAGCGCAGAGTTTTTTAATCAGCATAAATTTGAATTTTTAGCCCTGCAACCTATCAGTTGGGCTGAGCATGAACCCTTACCGCATGTGCGAATGGATCATGTTTTGCAGTTTATGCTTGGAGATAAAATGGAATGA
- a CDS encoding ABC transporter substrate-binding protein: protein MNLNQDLDINNNIKPAFSRIPAFSRIVVLSCVLLSCVFISACQPQLPEQFNSSIVYCTEGSPESFNPQLITSGTTIDAISLQLYDRLLDVDVNSGEIIPGLALSWQVSADGKEYLFTLRPGVEFHHTEYFSPSRPLQAQDVVFTFNRISDPDHPYHLQGAYPYFQSVEWSELVKRVSAVDSHTVKFELSQPNSSFLSTLSTDFSAILSAEYASQLLASDTPALIDSLPIGTGPFVFKEYQKDVLIRYYRHPKYWRGLAKPEQLVFDIVPNNARRMAKLFTHECDIIAYPRVAELKLVSKRADVDIQESTSMNVGFWAFNTQKPPFDNVKVRQALALAINREAIMQAVYYGHATAATSLLPPTSWAYDPNLVPTEYNPIAAKALLTEAGYGKGFSMNIWAMPVQRLYNPNAIKMAELIQADLAQVGINAKIISYEWNSFRRKLTNYEHDSVLIGWAADNPDPDNFFRPLLSCSAAITGTNRANWCDENFDQLINQAILTADQNQRRRFYWAAQQYISEQMPLVSLAHSQRFQALNTEVKGVTINPYGGISLANATKEKL, encoded by the coding sequence ATGAACCTAAATCAGGATCTCGATATCAATAATAATATCAAGCCAGCATTTAGCCGCATACCCGCGTTTAGCCGTATAGTAGTACTTAGCTGCGTCTTATTAAGCTGTGTATTTATTAGTGCCTGTCAGCCGCAACTACCGGAACAGTTTAATTCCAGTATTGTGTATTGCACTGAAGGTTCTCCTGAATCGTTTAATCCACAGTTAATCACATCAGGTACCACTATAGATGCTATTAGCTTGCAACTATACGATAGGCTGTTAGATGTGGATGTTAACAGTGGCGAGATTATTCCAGGATTAGCCTTAAGCTGGCAAGTCAGCGCTGACGGTAAGGAATACCTATTTACACTTAGACCTGGAGTAGAGTTTCACCATACCGAGTATTTTAGCCCTAGCCGGCCATTACAGGCCCAAGATGTGGTATTCACTTTTAATCGCATTAGCGATCCCGACCACCCTTATCATTTACAAGGCGCTTACCCCTATTTTCAAAGTGTCGAATGGTCGGAGTTGGTCAAGCGAGTTAGCGCCGTTGACAGCCATACTGTTAAATTTGAATTAAGCCAACCAAACAGCTCTTTTTTATCTACCTTATCCACCGATTTTAGTGCCATTTTATCAGCCGAATATGCTAGTCAATTATTAGCCAGTGATACCCCAGCGCTAATAGATTCTCTGCCAATAGGTACTGGCCCATTTGTGTTTAAAGAATATCAAAAAGATGTGTTAATTCGCTATTATCGCCACCCAAAATATTGGCGCGGTTTAGCAAAACCTGAACAATTAGTGTTTGATATCGTGCCTAATAATGCCAGACGTATGGCAAAGTTATTTACCCATGAATGCGATATTATTGCTTATCCGCGCGTAGCTGAGCTAAAACTAGTGAGTAAACGTGCCGATGTTGATATTCAAGAAAGCACTAGTATGAATGTCGGCTTTTGGGCTTTTAATACCCAAAAACCGCCGTTTGATAATGTTAAAGTTCGCCAAGCATTAGCCTTAGCTATTAATCGTGAAGCTATCATGCAAGCGGTGTATTATGGCCATGCCACTGCTGCTACCTCTCTTTTGCCGCCGACGTCTTGGGCCTATGATCCTAATTTAGTCCCTACGGAATATAACCCCATCGCAGCTAAAGCATTATTAACTGAAGCAGGTTATGGCAAAGGCTTTAGCATGAACATTTGGGCCATGCCTGTACAACGGTTGTATAATCCTAATGCGATAAAAATGGCCGAGCTTATTCAGGCCGATTTAGCTCAAGTTGGCATTAATGCCAAAATCATTTCTTACGAATGGAATAGTTTTCGGCGTAAGTTAACCAACTACGAACATGATTCTGTTCTCATTGGTTGGGCCGCAGATAACCCAGACCCAGATAATTTTTTTCGGCCATTACTTAGCTGTAGTGCGGCTATAACTGGCACTAATCGGGCGAATTGGTGTGATGAAAATTTTGATCAGCTAATTAACCAAGCTATTTTAACCGCAGATCAAAACCAAAGACGCCGTTTTTATTGGGCAGCACAACAATATATTTCGGAACAAATGCCGTTAGTTAGTCTGGCCCATTCTCAACGCTTTCAAGCTTTAAATACCGAAGTTAAAGGCGTAACCATTAATCCTTATGGTGGTATTTCGTTGGCCAACGCCACTAAGGAAAAATTATGA
- the pspF gene encoding phage shock protein operon transcriptional activator, with protein sequence MSRKFKQDNLLGQSNSFLNVLDQVSQIAPLSKPVLIIGERGTGKELIAARLHFLSQRWDQNYLTLNCAALNENLLESELFGHESGAFTGASKRHEGRFERANGGTLFLDELANTPSLVQEKLLRVIEYGEFERVGGSRSIKTDVRLVCATNEDLPLLAEQGRFRADLLDRLAFDVITLPPLRERTEDIMHLAEHFAINMARELGFELFSGFTEKAKRTLVDHAWPGNVRELKNVVERSVYRNNNAYVPVHNIQLDPFDSPYRPQSRLIASATTANTSTANPFNQNSANPASPNDVNSSTATEVNPVAAAQVANTAKIDFNHNQDFKTLSQDFEISLIKQALAASQYNQKKPLNCLI encoded by the coding sequence ATGAGTAGAAAATTCAAACAAGATAATTTATTGGGTCAGTCAAATAGCTTTTTAAACGTGCTGGATCAAGTGTCACAAATTGCACCTTTATCCAAGCCAGTATTAATTATTGGTGAGCGAGGCACGGGTAAGGAATTGATCGCAGCACGGTTGCACTTTTTATCTCAGCGTTGGGATCAAAATTATTTAACCTTAAATTGCGCGGCCTTAAATGAAAACTTACTAGAGTCTGAACTATTTGGCCATGAGTCTGGTGCCTTTACCGGCGCTAGTAAACGGCATGAAGGCCGATTTGAACGCGCCAATGGTGGCACCTTATTTTTAGATGAACTGGCTAATACGCCCAGTTTAGTCCAAGAAAAACTGCTCAGAGTGATAGAGTATGGTGAGTTTGAGCGAGTTGGCGGCAGCCGCTCTATTAAAACCGATGTCCGTTTAGTTTGTGCTACAAATGAAGATTTACCCCTATTAGCAGAGCAAGGTCGATTTCGAGCTGACTTATTAGATAGGTTAGCCTTTGATGTGATTACCTTACCGCCACTGCGGGAACGAACTGAAGATATTATGCATTTAGCCGAACACTTTGCGATTAATATGGCGCGTGAATTAGGCTTTGAGTTATTTAGTGGTTTTACAGAGAAAGCTAAACGTACTTTAGTTGACCATGCTTGGCCGGGTAATGTACGGGAATTAAAAAACGTGGTCGAGCGCAGTGTTTATCGTAATAATAATGCTTATGTACCAGTACATAATATACAGTTAGATCCGTTTGATTCGCCGTATCGACCACAATCTCGGTTAATAGCCAGCGCCACGACAGCTAATACTTCTACTGCCAACCCCTTTAACCAAAACTCTGCTAATCCAGCAAGCCCTAATGACGTAAATAGCAGCACTGCTACAGAGGTTAATCCCGTAGCGGCGGCTCAAGTCGCCAACACAGCAAAAATTGATTTTAATCATAATCAAGATTTTAAAACCTTGTCCCAAGACTTTGAGATCAGTTTAATTAAGCAAGCCTTAGCCGCTAGCCAATATAACCAGAAAAAACCGCTGAACTGCTTAATTTGA
- the phhA gene encoding phenylalanine 4-monooxygenase produces MSKSSSYVSKQSDENGFIAWSDEDNQIWHELITRQLSVIEGKACNEFMHGLTKLNLPTDRIPQLEEVNSVLRECTGWECAEVPALISFDKFFQLLANKRFPVATFIRSREEFDYLQEPDVFHEIFGHCAMLTNPAFAEFTHIYGKLGLAASKEERVLLARLYWFTIEFGLLNTADGLRIYGGGILSSPAETLYALESDIPERKIFDAVDVLRTPYRIDIIQPIYFMIEQIEQLFDIANLDMMALVEQAKALGLHAAKFPAKQKVS; encoded by the coding sequence ATGAGCAAATCGAGCAGTTATGTATCAAAGCAATCTGATGAAAATGGCTTTATAGCGTGGTCAGATGAAGATAACCAAATATGGCATGAGCTTATTACCCGCCAACTAAGTGTTATTGAGGGTAAAGCTTGCAATGAATTTATGCATGGTTTAACCAAGCTGAATTTGCCAACCGATCGGATTCCGCAATTAGAAGAAGTGAATAGTGTACTGCGTGAATGCACTGGCTGGGAATGTGCTGAAGTACCGGCATTAATCAGTTTTGATAAGTTTTTTCAATTATTAGCCAATAAACGCTTTCCGGTAGCCACTTTTATTCGTTCCCGTGAAGAATTTGATTATTTACAAGAGCCTGATGTCTTTCATGAGATATTTGGCCATTGTGCTATGTTAACCAACCCAGCATTTGCTGAGTTTACCCATATCTATGGCAAGTTAGGTTTAGCAGCCAGCAAAGAAGAACGCGTGTTATTGGCACGATTATATTGGTTTACCATTGAATTTGGATTATTAAATACCGCAGATGGTTTGCGTATTTATGGTGGCGGTATTTTATCGTCACCTGCTGAAACCCTATACGCGTTAGAGTCTGATATACCAGAGCGTAAAATATTTGATGCCGTTGATGTATTAAGAACACCGTATCGAATAGATATTATTCAGCCTATATATTTTATGATTGAGCAAATAGAACAATTATTTGATATCGCCAATTTAGATATGATGGCATTAGTTGAGCAAGCCAAAGCTTTGGGTTTACACGCCGCTAAATTTCCAGCAAAACAAAAAGTAAGTTAG